The proteins below are encoded in one region of Halococcus sediminicola:
- a CDS encoding undecaprenyl-diphosphate phosphatase, translating into MDRSVVLALVVGILQGVFEWLPISSEGNITLYLTVVENVSPAVAVQLSLFLHAGTALSALAYYRDEVIELLGEIPNWRPDGAFDRERSELTFLVVATLATAAVGLPALLVLEELVGQLAGGAFVALIGGLLVVTGLVQRGVEDRGGRRETPDLFDAVLVGGLQGLAILPGISRSGTTASALLLRGHDGPSSFRLSFLLSIPAALGAGVVTTLSDGIPAISPAMAAVALATSAVVGYLTIDALMRLVERVSFWLVCVGLGSLAVVGGGVFLL; encoded by the coding sequence ATGGACCGATCGGTCGTGCTGGCGCTCGTCGTCGGGATTTTACAGGGTGTCTTCGAGTGGCTGCCGATTTCGAGCGAGGGGAACATCACGCTGTATCTCACCGTCGTCGAGAACGTCTCGCCGGCGGTCGCCGTCCAGCTATCGCTCTTTCTCCACGCCGGGACCGCGCTCTCGGCGCTCGCTTACTACCGCGACGAGGTCATTGAACTCCTCGGCGAGATCCCCAACTGGCGGCCCGACGGAGCGTTCGACCGCGAGCGCTCGGAACTCACCTTCCTGGTCGTCGCCACGCTCGCGACCGCGGCGGTCGGCTTACCCGCTCTGCTGGTGCTCGAAGAACTGGTGGGTCAACTGGCGGGCGGGGCGTTCGTCGCGCTCATCGGCGGTCTGCTGGTCGTCACGGGACTCGTCCAGCGCGGGGTCGAGGACCGTGGTGGGCGGCGCGAGACGCCGGACCTCTTCGATGCGGTGCTGGTGGGCGGTCTGCAGGGACTGGCGATCTTGCCGGGCATCTCCCGGTCGGGGACGACCGCGAGCGCACTGTTGCTGCGGGGCCACGACGGTCCGTCGTCGTTCCGGCTCTCCTTCCTACTCTCGATTCCGGCGGCGCTCGGCGCGGGCGTGGTCACGACGCTCAGCGACGGGATTCCGGCGATCTCGCCCGCGATGGCCGCCGTGGCGCTCGCCACGAGCGCGGTCGTCGGCTATCTCACCATCGACGCGCTGATGCGACTGGTCGAGCGCGTTTCGTTCTGGTTGGTCTGTGTCGGACTCGGCTCGCTCGCGGTGGTCGGCGGCGGCGTCTTCTTGCTCTGA
- a CDS encoding long-chain fatty acid--CoA ligase → MPGGSDQTLRPFLWRAERMYPDVEIVSRTHDGIERYDYAEFGERVARLANALDESGISDDARVGTFCWNHHRHFETYFAVPDSGRQLHTINPLLPDEHIQYIVQNASDELLFVDPSLFEKLAGAVDEDAFASVRKFVVMGEEIPETDLDCVDYESFIDGHSDEYDWPALSEERPAGMCYTSGTTGKPKGVEYTQGMLWSHTMATLTPQGLGLDDTDVVMPVVPMFHVNAWGMPFTSTAAGAKHVYPGPSPDPADIARLIQEEGVTITAGVPTVWLGLLDYMKENEVDLSSLEQVIIGGSAAPESVIRRFDEHGVDVLHAWGMTEMSPIGSVARLKDGMDEWDDADRYQKRAKQGLMVPGLEFKVIDEDDEEIVWDGEEFGELWVRGPWVTTEYFERPEANEEDFEDGWLKTGDVVSVDPEGYIKIVDRAKDVIKSGGEWISSVELENALMAHDDVSEATVVGVPHERWQERPVAFVVGEERESLKEELLDLVREDYPKWWVPDDVVFIDEVPKTATGKFSKKDLREEYSDESLVAGKAPAEAAPEDE, encoded by the coding sequence ATGCCCGGAGGCAGCGACCAGACACTTCGACCCTTCCTGTGGCGCGCAGAGCGAATGTATCCCGACGTCGAGATCGTCTCGCGCACCCACGACGGCATCGAGCGCTACGACTACGCGGAGTTCGGCGAGCGCGTCGCCCGACTGGCGAACGCCCTCGACGAGAGTGGTATTAGCGACGACGCCCGTGTTGGGACCTTCTGTTGGAACCATCACCGCCACTTCGAGACGTACTTCGCCGTACCCGACTCGGGCCGGCAACTCCACACCATCAATCCCCTCCTGCCGGACGAGCACATCCAGTACATCGTCCAGAACGCGAGCGACGAACTCCTGTTCGTGGACCCGTCGTTGTTCGAAAAACTCGCCGGCGCGGTCGACGAGGACGCGTTCGCTTCGGTACGGAAATTCGTCGTAATGGGCGAGGAGATACCCGAGACGGACCTCGACTGCGTGGACTACGAATCGTTCATCGACGGGCACAGTGACGAATACGACTGGCCGGCGCTCTCCGAGGAGCGCCCTGCCGGGATGTGTTACACCTCGGGCACCACCGGTAAACCAAAAGGTGTGGAATACACTCAGGGGATGCTCTGGTCGCACACGATGGCGACCCTCACGCCCCAGGGGCTGGGTCTCGACGACACCGACGTGGTGATGCCGGTCGTCCCGATGTTCCACGTCAACGCGTGGGGGATGCCGTTCACCTCGACGGCAGCGGGCGCGAAACACGTCTATCCGGGCCCCTCGCCCGATCCCGCCGACATCGCCCGCCTCATCCAAGAGGAGGGCGTCACCATCACCGCTGGCGTGCCCACGGTGTGGCTGGGACTGCTCGACTACATGAAAGAAAACGAGGTCGACCTCTCCTCGCTCGAACAGGTCATCATCGGCGGGAGCGCCGCGCCCGAGTCGGTGATTCGGCGCTTCGACGAGCACGGGGTGGACGTGCTCCACGCGTGGGGGATGACCGAGATGAGTCCCATCGGGTCGGTCGCCAGACTCAAAGACGGGATGGACGAGTGGGACGACGCCGACCGCTACCAAAAGCGCGCCAAACAGGGCCTGATGGTTCCTGGGCTAGAGTTCAAAGTCATCGACGAGGACGACGAAGAGATCGTGTGGGACGGCGAGGAGTTCGGCGAGCTATGGGTCCGCGGGCCGTGGGTCACGACCGAATACTTCGAGCGCCCCGAGGCCAACGAGGAGGACTTCGAAGATGGGTGGCTCAAGACGGGTGACGTGGTGAGCGTCGATCCCGAGGGCTACATCAAGATCGTCGACCGCGCGAAGGACGTCATCAAGTCGGGTGGCGAGTGGATATCGAGCGTGGAACTCGAAAACGCGCTGATGGCCCACGACGACGTGAGCGAGGCCACCGTGGTAGGGGTGCCCCACGAGCGCTGGCAGGAGCGGCCCGTCGCCTTCGTCGTCGGCGAGGAGCGCGAATCGCTGAAGGAGGAACTGCTCGATCTCGTGCGCGAGGACTACCCGAAGTGGTGGGTGCCCGACGACGTGGTGTTCATCGACGAGGTACCCAAAACGGCGACCGGAAAGTTCTCGAAGAAGGACCTCCGCGAGGAGTATTCCGACGAGTCGCTCGTCGCGGGCAAAGCGCCGGCGGAGGCCGCTCCCGAGGACGAATAG
- a CDS encoding acyl-CoA dehydrogenase family protein, producing MELLDESIVPEHAREVKQDAHEFAEEYIAPNAEEYFESGEYPWEILEAGQEAGLVAQDINEDLGGRNLDLQQMLAIGEEFYRADAGIALTLQLASFGAEIVEKYGNKDQHEEYLRPVAECEQITGLAVSEPQTGSDLAGMQTTAEKDGDEWVLNGEKYWVGNAVEGDWLTVYAKTDDSDDRYSNFSMFIVPTDAPGYEAEHIPEKMGFRASKQGHIFFEDCRIPEANLVGNEGTGFYMLAEFFNHGRIVVGGHGLGLAAAAIEEAWEFVHDRDAFGREVSEFQSVQHDLADMLIDFERARALNWRAAEKVANQDNAGYWAALAKANSTETAVDCAEKGMQLHGGRSVLTENRIARVYRDCRIPVIYEGANAVQRNLIYSQRQ from the coding sequence ATGGAGCTACTGGACGAGTCCATCGTTCCCGAACACGCCCGCGAGGTGAAACAGGACGCCCACGAGTTCGCCGAGGAGTACATCGCGCCCAACGCCGAGGAATACTTCGAAAGCGGCGAGTACCCGTGGGAGATCCTCGAAGCCGGCCAAGAGGCGGGGCTGGTCGCCCAAGACATCAACGAGGACCTCGGCGGACGGAACCTCGACCTCCAGCAGATGCTCGCCATCGGCGAGGAGTTCTACAGGGCCGACGCGGGCATCGCGCTCACGCTCCAACTGGCGAGCTTCGGCGCGGAGATCGTCGAGAAGTATGGAAATAAAGACCAACACGAGGAGTATCTCCGCCCGGTCGCCGAGTGCGAGCAGATCACCGGCTTGGCAGTGTCGGAGCCCCAGACCGGCAGCGACCTCGCCGGGATGCAGACCACCGCCGAGAAGGACGGCGACGAGTGGGTCCTCAATGGCGAGAAATACTGGGTCGGCAACGCCGTCGAGGGCGATTGGCTCACCGTCTACGCCAAGACGGACGACTCCGACGACCGCTACTCGAACTTCTCGATGTTCATCGTGCCCACGGACGCGCCGGGCTACGAGGCCGAGCACATCCCCGAGAAGATGGGCTTTCGCGCCTCGAAACAGGGCCACATCTTCTTCGAGGACTGCCGGATCCCCGAGGCGAACCTCGTCGGCAACGAGGGGACGGGTTTCTACATGCTCGCCGAGTTCTTCAACCACGGCCGTATCGTCGTCGGCGGTCACGGGTTGGGTCTCGCCGCGGCAGCCATCGAGGAGGCCTGGGAGTTCGTCCACGACCGCGACGCCTTCGGCCGCGAGGTCAGCGAGTTTCAGTCGGTGCAGCACGATCTGGCGGACATGCTCATCGACTTCGAACGCGCCCGCGCGCTCAACTGGCGCGCCGCCGAGAAGGTAGCCAATCAGGACAACGCGGGCTACTGGGCCGCGTTGGCGAAAGCGAACTCGACCGAGACCGCCGTCGACTGTGCCGAGAAAGGGATGCAACTCCACGGCGGGCGCTCCGTGTTGACCGAGAACCGCATCGCGCGCGTCTATCGTGACTGCCGGATCCCCGTCATCTACGAGGGAGCCAACGCCGTCCAGCGCAACCTGATCTACAGCCAGCGCCAGTAG
- a CDS encoding thiolase C-terminal domain-containing protein, with translation MRDAYVVGAGQSPFGSFPDATYRSLFDTAFGHALDSVDGELDPDRIDEAFLGTLGVGGRQIGLSGPAVTEHVGLHGVPTTRVENACAAGGYAFRSAVTAVQSGRADVALAGGYEVMTDTSADQTRWWLGVSGDTEYERLSGTTFAGVYAQMANAYFHEYDADPESLARVAVKNHANGSKNPNAHLGFACSMDDATNAPPVAEPLNRYHCCPISDGASAVLVVSEDIAEEFSPVRVAGVGAASGRVGLFERETLTSIPASKTAAQRAYERARIGPADVDFAEVHDCFAIAELLAYEDLGFCERGEAATLLEDGRTDPDGERPVNTSGGLKSKGHPIGATGTGQLVELFEQFQGEAHVQVQSPQVGLAHNVGGSGGGATVTVLERTDVGGTQ, from the coding sequence ATGCGCGATGCATACGTCGTCGGCGCGGGCCAGTCGCCGTTCGGCTCGTTTCCCGACGCAACCTACCGCTCGCTGTTCGATACCGCCTTCGGGCACGCCCTCGACAGCGTGGATGGCGAACTCGATCCCGACCGCATCGACGAGGCTTTCCTCGGCACGCTCGGCGTCGGCGGTCGCCAGATCGGCCTGAGTGGCCCCGCAGTCACCGAACACGTGGGACTGCACGGCGTGCCGACGACGCGCGTCGAGAACGCCTGTGCGGCCGGCGGCTACGCGTTCCGGTCGGCGGTCACGGCGGTGCAGTCGGGTCGAGCGGACGTCGCCCTCGCGGGCGGCTACGAGGTGATGACCGACACGAGCGCCGACCAGACCCGGTGGTGGCTCGGCGTGAGCGGCGACACCGAGTACGAGCGCCTCAGCGGGACGACCTTCGCGGGCGTCTATGCCCAGATGGCCAACGCCTACTTCCACGAGTACGACGCTGACCCGGAATCACTCGCGCGCGTCGCGGTCAAGAATCACGCCAATGGTTCGAAAAACCCGAACGCACACCTCGGGTTCGCCTGCTCGATGGACGACGCGACGAACGCGCCGCCGGTGGCCGAGCCGCTCAATCGCTATCACTGCTGTCCGATCTCCGACGGGGCGAGCGCCGTCCTCGTGGTTTCGGAGGACATCGCCGAGGAATTTTCGCCCGTCCGCGTCGCGGGTGTCGGCGCGGCGAGCGGTCGCGTCGGCCTGTTCGAGCGCGAAACCCTCACGTCGATTCCGGCGAGCAAAACTGCCGCCCAACGCGCGTACGAACGGGCGAGAATCGGTCCTGCGGACGTGGATTTCGCCGAGGTCCACGACTGCTTCGCCATCGCCGAACTACTGGCCTACGAGGACCTCGGCTTCTGCGAGCGCGGCGAAGCAGCGACGCTCCTCGAAGACGGACGGACGGACCCCGACGGCGAGCGGCCCGTCAACACTTCTGGAGGGTTGAAATCGAAGGGGCATCCCATCGGCGCGACCGGCACGGGACAGCTCGTCGAGCTGTTCGAGCAGTTTCAGGGTGAGGCCCATGTACAGGTCCAGAGTCCACAGGTCGGACTCGCCCACAACGTCGGCGGGAGCGGTGGCGGGGCCACAGTAACGGTTCTCGAACGCACGGACGTCGGGGGTACGCAATGA
- a CDS encoding GNAT family N-acetyltransferase: MPTYRSVPDDRIYEFRAIHQYAFSPAEPSEISENVDDLPRRARPGARRGLFDSDELLCTATHHWFTTTVRGGEHPLAGLAGVATPPENRRQGLIARLLRESLVEYRERDQYLSALWPFEYAFYRRYGWARAGTTAIYECDPEALAFAAGTDGGEFRRLSADDFAAMNPVLAAGGEGVSLWMRRSEEWWRDRIFTGRENDPYVYGVERNGDLRGYVVYDVETDDGRTMWVKECNAIDHEAFLDLLRFLYYHDSQVERVRIRGRLDWPLLDLVDDPRAIDCELTPGGMVRLVDVEQALATLDYPTPAEGRVVLSVDDSTAAWNDDTFALAVEDGAATCTRVDESPDARVGITTLSQLFVGHFSIERARMAGDLAVESDEVAARLDGMFPAQEVILSEDF, from the coding sequence ATGCCAACGTACCGCTCAGTTCCAGACGACCGCATCTACGAGTTCCGGGCGATCCATCAGTACGCCTTCAGCCCCGCCGAACCGTCGGAAATCTCCGAAAACGTCGACGACCTCCCGCGGCGAGCGAGACCCGGCGCGCGCCGCGGTCTGTTCGACAGTGACGAACTGCTCTGTACCGCTACTCACCACTGGTTCACGACGACGGTACGCGGCGGCGAGCACCCGCTGGCGGGACTCGCGGGCGTCGCCACCCCACCCGAAAACCGCCGGCAGGGACTGATCGCCCGACTGCTCCGCGAATCGCTCGTCGAGTACCGCGAACGGGACCAGTATCTCTCCGCGCTCTGGCCGTTCGAGTACGCCTTCTACCGACGGTACGGCTGGGCACGGGCCGGCACCACGGCGATCTACGAGTGCGATCCCGAGGCACTCGCCTTCGCGGCGGGGACCGACGGCGGCGAGTTCCGCCGGCTGAGTGCCGACGATTTCGCGGCGATGAATCCGGTGCTCGCGGCCGGCGGCGAGGGCGTCTCGCTCTGGATGCGCCGCAGCGAGGAGTGGTGGCGCGATCGGATTTTCACCGGTCGCGAGAACGACCCCTACGTCTACGGTGTGGAGCGAAACGGCGACCTCCGGGGCTACGTCGTCTACGACGTCGAAACCGACGACGGGCGAACGATGTGGGTCAAGGAATGCAACGCGATCGACCACGAAGCGTTTCTCGATCTCCTTCGATTCCTGTACTACCACGACTCGCAGGTCGAGCGCGTCCGCATCCGCGGCCGCCTCGACTGGCCCCTCCTCGATCTCGTCGACGACCCGCGTGCCATCGACTGCGAACTGACGCCCGGCGGAATGGTCCGTCTCGTCGACGTCGAGCAGGCGCTCGCCACCCTCGACTATCCCACGCCCGCCGAGGGCCGCGTTGTCCTCTCGGTCGACGACTCGACCGCCGCGTGGAACGACGACACGTTCGCGCTCGCGGTGGAAGACGGCGCGGCGACCTGCACTCGTGTGGACGAGTCGCCGGACGCGAGAGTCGGGATTACGACGCTCTCACAGCTGTTCGTCGGCCATTTCTCGATCGAACGGGCAAGGATGGCCGGCGACCTCGCCGTCGAATCGGACGAGGTGGCGGCGCGTCTCGACGGGATGTTTCCGGCGCAGGAGGTGATTCTCAGCGAGGATTTCTGA
- a CDS encoding O-antigen ligase family protein has protein sequence MNGLLADQFGTTDNALPVRESAVRVSVWFALLLTALLAVCVPVVAAASGFPTPVLVVVAGLCYLAVILVSGHVQTGLASAVVVLSLFDVAVTLVDGPGIATVDVVAADLVAVPLLFVLLYESVRDGVSLRVNERSLAAVGLLAFVCWAFAAGVVANGVSSAAAFMYAIEQLRNLVVFGVAALIVYHMDVRCVLYPFLVAVAGNLLVSLAQITNGGMLGFPFLGEPPDRYLRSFVLGSTDVATGFYAGGFVGHGRELVMVLLLALPLAVVVAVRRAWFSPVVIVAIAASVFSIRIADTDAGWATLILLGLGFGASLTVWLFFASNRRFSTAITAVAGVVAVAVWGAVARVLWAIFQSSDGDTGIFRTDTLAVRVEEYITAVQVAVKYPLFGIGGKNFYLLSERYGLPADLGVHNTILTNLAATGFVGGGFYLLAALAVAFVALRLVVATEGTERLLWVAMLAAMAAFHAYSSWMAAYHWTVGNAAFWLLAGATVGAASKRYRNRATRSRLGSSVTGRLSG, from the coding sequence GTGAATGGACTGCTCGCCGACCAGTTCGGGACGACCGACAACGCCCTCCCGGTCCGCGAGAGCGCGGTACGGGTGTCCGTCTGGTTCGCACTGTTGTTGACCGCGCTGCTCGCCGTCTGCGTGCCGGTCGTCGCGGCGGCGAGTGGGTTCCCGACCCCGGTACTCGTCGTGGTGGCCGGCCTCTGTTATCTCGCCGTCATCCTCGTGAGCGGACACGTCCAGACCGGTCTCGCGAGCGCCGTCGTCGTCCTCAGTCTGTTCGACGTCGCCGTGACGCTCGTCGACGGCCCGGGCATCGCGACGGTCGACGTCGTGGCGGCCGACCTCGTCGCCGTTCCGCTCCTGTTCGTCCTGCTGTACGAGAGCGTCCGTGACGGGGTGTCGCTGCGGGTCAACGAGCGCTCGCTCGCGGCAGTCGGCCTGCTGGCGTTCGTCTGCTGGGCGTTCGCCGCGGGCGTCGTCGCCAACGGCGTCTCGTCGGCGGCCGCGTTCATGTACGCCATCGAGCAGTTGCGCAACCTCGTCGTGTTCGGCGTCGCCGCGCTGATCGTCTACCACATGGATGTCCGTTGTGTACTCTATCCGTTCCTCGTGGCCGTCGCCGGCAACCTGCTCGTCTCGCTCGCCCAGATCACCAACGGGGGAATGCTCGGCTTTCCCTTCTTGGGTGAGCCACCCGACAGATATCTCCGCTCGTTCGTCCTCGGTTCTACCGACGTCGCAACCGGCTTTTACGCGGGGGGGTTCGTCGGCCACGGCCGCGAACTGGTGATGGTGTTGCTGCTGGCGCTCCCGCTCGCGGTCGTCGTCGCGGTTCGTCGCGCGTGGTTCTCCCCGGTGGTGATCGTCGCCATCGCCGCCTCGGTGTTCTCGATTCGCATCGCCGACACGGATGCCGGCTGGGCGACGCTCATCCTCCTCGGACTCGGTTTCGGCGCGTCCCTCACCGTCTGGCTGTTCTTCGCGTCGAACCGTCGCTTTTCAACCGCCATCACGGCGGTCGCCGGCGTCGTGGCCGTCGCGGTCTGGGGCGCCGTCGCCCGCGTCCTGTGGGCCATCTTTCAGTCGAGCGACGGCGACACCGGAATTTTCCGTACCGACACGCTCGCGGTCCGGGTCGAGGAGTACATCACGGCGGTGCAGGTCGCCGTCAAATACCCGTTGTTCGGCATCGGCGGGAAGAACTTCTATCTGCTCTCCGAGCGCTACGGCCTGCCGGCCGACCTCGGCGTTCACAACACCATCCTCACGAACCTCGCCGCGACCGGGTTCGTCGGTGGTGGCTTCTACCTCCTCGCCGCCCTCGCCGTGGCGTTCGTCGCCCTTCGGTTGGTGGTGGCGACCGAGGGAACCGAACGCCTGCTCTGGGTCGCCATGCTGGCGGCGATGGCCGCCTTCCACGCCTACTCCTCGTGGATGGCGGCCTACCACTGGACGGTCGGCAACGCGGCCTTTTGGCTGCTCGCGGGTGCGACGGTCGGGGCCGCGAGCAAGCGATACCGGAATCGAGCCACGCGCTCGCGGCTCGGCTCGTCGGTCACCGGCCGCCTGTCGGGCTGA
- a CDS encoding zinc ribbon domain-containing protein, which translates to MRGIDDAAVYLPRYRLAGEEVEAAWGRSPHSETVVPGADEDAFTMAVAAAGRLFEQADSEREAVEHVALASTTPPLEEGLFAPRLGRALGLGNETETSEYTQSTLAGAEALSRALDASGPALVVVTDCPASDPADGWGAGAVALLVTDDAAVVVPERAWYTDEYPGLRYRERGSETVESIGVTTYERTATRECVAGAAAQLDGIESVAHATLHQPDGRMPGRIAGDLPLDGGAIERGTVVDRVGDAGAATVFLGLTRVLATAATDDRTLVGAFGSGGAGAAFVFEGTLPVAGLDGGDLPDGERISYAHALRKRGVLDEEEVAGGGARVSLPTWRESLDQRYHLRAGRCPDCGNVQFPPEGACSDCGSRADFEPHDLPQVGTVRARTVVGQGGAPPEFATQQRRDGAYGVVVVGFEGTDVTLPAQLTDCDPERVQIGDSVRAVVRRIYEQEGIGRYGVKFVPAE; encoded by the coding sequence ATGAGAGGCATCGACGACGCCGCCGTGTATCTCCCGCGCTATCGACTGGCCGGCGAGGAAGTCGAGGCGGCGTGGGGACGGAGTCCACACAGCGAGACGGTCGTTCCGGGAGCCGACGAGGACGCCTTCACGATGGCCGTCGCGGCGGCCGGTCGACTCTTCGAACAGGCCGACTCCGAGCGCGAGGCGGTCGAGCACGTCGCTCTTGCGAGTACGACGCCCCCATTGGAGGAAGGGCTGTTCGCACCGCGACTCGGGCGCGCACTCGGGTTGGGAAACGAGACCGAAACCAGCGAGTACACCCAGAGCACGCTCGCGGGTGCCGAGGCGCTCTCGCGCGCGCTCGACGCGAGCGGGCCGGCGCTCGTCGTCGTGACCGACTGCCCCGCCAGCGACCCGGCGGACGGCTGGGGTGCCGGCGCGGTCGCACTCCTCGTGACCGACGACGCCGCAGTCGTGGTTCCGGAGCGGGCGTGGTACACCGACGAGTATCCGGGGCTCCGCTACCGCGAGCGCGGCTCCGAGACTGTGGAATCCATCGGCGTCACGACGTACGAGCGAACGGCGACCCGCGAGTGTGTGGCCGGAGCCGCCGCACAGCTCGATGGCATCGAGAGCGTTGCACACGCCACACTCCATCAGCCCGACGGACGGATGCCGGGTCGCATCGCTGGCGACCTTCCGCTCGACGGCGGTGCAATCGAGCGCGGGACCGTCGTCGATCGAGTGGGCGACGCCGGCGCGGCGACCGTCTTTCTCGGATTGACTCGTGTGCTCGCAACCGCCGCCACGGACGACCGGACGCTCGTGGGTGCGTTCGGCAGCGGCGGCGCGGGCGCGGCGTTCGTCTTCGAAGGGACTCTTCCGGTAGCGGGTCTCGACGGCGGCGACCTGCCCGACGGCGAGCGGATTTCGTACGCGCACGCCCTCCGCAAGCGCGGCGTGCTCGACGAGGAGGAAGTCGCGGGCGGCGGCGCGCGCGTGAGCCTGCCGACGTGGCGCGAGAGTCTCGACCAGCGCTACCACCTCCGCGCCGGACGCTGTCCCGACTGCGGAAACGTACAGTTCCCGCCAGAGGGTGCTTGCTCCGACTGTGGCTCACGGGCCGACTTCGAGCCACACGACCTTCCCCAAGTCGGCACGGTGCGGGCGCGGACGGTCGTCGGGCAGGGCGGCGCACCGCCCGAGTTCGCGACCCAGCAGCGCCGCGACGGGGCCTACGGGGTCGTCGTAGTCGGCTTCGAGGGGACGGACGTGACGCTGCCGGCCCAGCTCACCGACTGTGACCCAGAGAGGGTGCAAATCGGCGATTCGGTCCGGGCGGTCGTCCGGCGCATCTACGAACAGGAGGGCATCGGGCGCTACGGCGTGAAATTCGTGCCGGCCGAGTAG
- a CDS encoding MaoC/PaaZ C-terminal domain-containing protein, translating into MPYSYEPHYFEDLDVGQTFESAGRTVTETDFAIHSMFTGDWTELHTNKEYSEDGPFGARIAQGPMTFILSTGLFQRTGIVERTVVAFLGMNYMDIPNPVFIGDTVSAEYEITDKRDLESRDDAGLVVVDTEMTNQDGESVFAGDMKFLFKRKDAEAADG; encoded by the coding sequence ATGCCGTACAGCTACGAGCCGCACTACTTCGAGGACCTCGACGTGGGCCAGACCTTCGAGAGCGCCGGGCGCACGGTGACGGAGACGGATTTCGCCATCCACTCGATGTTCACCGGCGACTGGACCGAACTCCACACCAACAAGGAATACTCCGAGGACGGTCCCTTCGGCGCGCGCATCGCGCAGGGACCGATGACGTTCATCCTCTCCACAGGACTCTTCCAGCGCACAGGGATCGTCGAGCGAACAGTCGTCGCCTTTCTCGGGATGAACTACATGGATATTCCGAATCCGGTGTTCATCGGCGATACAGTGTCTGCGGAGTACGAAATCACCGACAAGCGCGACCTCGAAAGCCGCGACGACGCGGGACTGGTCGTGGTCGATACCGAGATGACCAATCAGGACGGCGAGTCGGTCTTCGCCGGCGACATGAAGTTCCTATTCAAGCGCAAGGACGCCGAGGCTGCGGACGGATAG
- a CDS encoding thioredoxin family protein: MVLEESTRDLERGDPAPEFELPGADGETYSLADFSHYRALLVVFTCNHCPYAQAKVEPLNGLANAYDDVAVVGINPNDADEYPDDSVERMQELVADGTVQYDAYLHDESQAVARAYGAVCTPDPFLFRNGDAGFELAYHGRLDDATGPDERPSGEPGFEMAGAIESVLSGVPVDQQFRPSRGCSIKWK; this comes from the coding sequence ATGGTCCTCGAAGAGTCCACGCGCGACCTCGAACGCGGCGACCCGGCCCCCGAGTTCGAACTGCCCGGCGCGGACGGCGAGACGTATTCGCTCGCCGATTTCTCCCACTATCGAGCACTGCTGGTCGTCTTCACCTGCAATCACTGTCCGTACGCACAGGCGAAGGTGGAACCGCTCAACGGTCTCGCGAACGCCTACGACGACGTCGCCGTCGTCGGCATCAACCCCAACGACGCCGACGAATATCCCGACGACTCCGTAGAGCGGATGCAGGAACTCGTCGCCGACGGCACCGTCCAGTACGACGCCTATCTGCACGACGAGTCACAGGCGGTCGCGCGGGCCTACGGTGCGGTCTGTACGCCCGACCCGTTCCTCTTTCGCAACGGGGATGCTGGGTTCGAACTCGCGTATCATGGTCGCCTCGACGACGCCACCGGCCCGGACGAACGGCCGTCGGGCGAACCGGGCTTCGAGATGGCCGGAGCCATCGAATCGGTGCTTTCGGGGGTGCCGGTCGACCAGCAGTTTCGGCCCTCGCGTGGCTGTTCGATCAAGTGGAAGTAG